One window of Paenibacillus albicereus genomic DNA carries:
- a CDS encoding stalk domain-containing protein: protein MTSIKIRPVRCLSVLAAPVLAVALLAAGASPAAAAKPAAVQAAAAKSAAIAVTLDGKKLSLQAQPIQSKGAILVPMKDLFKALGATVTWEPTTRTVIASSGAYLTLSLQIGASHAAVNGKSVKLDAPATVRSGVTYVPIRFVSEAFGAAVRWDAAARVVRIQSEAAQYEERLQQEEKERQARRLTTAQIVALNDDSVVLIQTDYGQGSGVVVGDRHVLTNLHVMQDAKSGSIQTNDGRSLPIAGVAAYDEKADLAIVLTKDELSLDPVTFGSFDDMQKGDPVVAIGSPLGAQNTVSVGVVSNFGYDGGSIYYQISAPIDHGSSGGGLFNQYGELIGLTTSGYEDTSADLNFAVASEDAVELIRKSDIDPAKVAFLKPTLPETLEGASDPEIASLLAKQFDSVSASDGELALKGWTVKRDESGWLRLSADIDTDFYDYYGSKMQKNLQVWAASTAKELNRMLPKEKIRLNLVYSKKVGFEPRDYEAGAVTALPDGKWQVRYSILDLQFQDELLIRLHP from the coding sequence TTGACCAGCATTAAGATTCGTCCCGTCCGCTGCCTGTCCGTTCTGGCCGCTCCCGTCCTGGCCGTCGCTCTGCTCGCGGCCGGCGCCTCGCCTGCTGCCGCGGCCAAGCCTGCTGCCGTCCAGGCGGCAGCAGCCAAGTCCGCCGCGATCGCCGTCACGCTCGACGGCAAGAAGCTGAGCCTGCAGGCGCAGCCGATCCAGAGCAAAGGCGCGATCCTCGTGCCGATGAAGGATCTGTTCAAGGCGCTCGGCGCGACGGTCACCTGGGAGCCGACGACCCGCACCGTCATCGCGAGCAGCGGCGCCTACCTGACGCTGTCGCTTCAGATCGGCGCCTCCCATGCGGCGGTCAACGGCAAGAGCGTGAAGCTCGACGCTCCGGCGACGGTGCGCTCCGGCGTGACGTACGTGCCGATCCGCTTCGTCTCCGAGGCGTTCGGCGCCGCCGTCCGCTGGGATGCCGCCGCCCGCGTCGTGCGCATCCAATCGGAGGCGGCCCAATACGAGGAGCGGCTGCAGCAGGAGGAGAAGGAGCGCCAGGCGCGTCGTCTGACGACCGCTCAGATCGTCGCGCTGAACGACGACAGCGTCGTCCTCATCCAGACCGACTACGGGCAGGGGAGCGGCGTCGTCGTCGGCGACCGGCACGTGCTGACGAACCTGCACGTCATGCAGGACGCCAAGTCCGGGTCCATCCAGACGAACGACGGCCGGTCGCTGCCGATCGCCGGCGTCGCCGCCTACGACGAGAAGGCGGATCTGGCGATCGTGCTGACCAAGGACGAGCTCAGCCTCGATCCCGTCACCTTCGGCAGCTTCGACGACATGCAGAAGGGCGATCCGGTCGTGGCCATCGGCAGTCCGCTCGGGGCTCAGAACACCGTATCCGTGGGCGTCGTCAGCAACTTCGGCTATGACGGCGGCAGCATCTACTACCAGATCAGCGCCCCGATCGATCACGGCAGCTCCGGCGGAGGGCTGTTCAACCAGTACGGCGAGCTGATCGGCCTGACGACGTCCGGCTATGAGGATACATCGGCCGACCTCAACTTCGCCGTGGCGTCCGAGGATGCGGTGGAGCTGATCCGCAAGTCCGACATCGATCCGGCCAAGGTCGCCTTCCTGAAGCCGACGCTGCCGGAGACGCTGGAGGGCGCGTCCGACCCCGAGATTGCGAGCCTGCTGGCCAAGCAGTTCGACAGCGTGTCGGCGAGCGACGGGGAGCTCGCGCTCAAAGGCTGGACCGTCAAGCGGGACGAGAGCGGCTGGCTGCGGCTGTCGGCGGACATCGACACCGATTTCTATGACTATTACGGGTCCAAGATGCAGAAGAACCTGCAGGTGTGGGCGGCCAGCACCGCGAAAGAGCTGAACCGCATGCTTCCCAAAGAAAAGATCCGGCTGAACCTGGTTTATTCCAAAAAAGTCGGCTTCGAGCCTCGCGACTACGAGGCCGGCGCCGTGACCGCGCTGCCGGACGGAAAATGGCAGGTGCGGTATTCCATTCTCGACCTGCAGTTCCAGGACGAGCTGCTCATCCGCCTTCATCCTTGA
- a CDS encoding B12-binding domain-containing radical SAM protein, with product MNVVLATLNAKYIHTSLALRCLKAYCEKDFPIEIAEYTIKDPVMNIVSDLYAKQPQVIGFSVYIWNIEETIKVIRVLRKIMPDVRIVMGGPEVSYDTGEWLDKLPEVDFIIHGEGEETLHHLLQEIQGEGKYHLVFGAAYRKVKNGAQETVVNPPRPKLNLAELPSPHRFPEDRESLANRVVYFETSRGCPFSCSFCLSSIEVGVRYFDIERTKADLLYLIEAGARTIKFVDRTFNIKRDYALEMFKFLIENHGGCVFQFEITADIMRPEVLDYLAEHAPPGIFRFEIGVQSTNDVTNLAVERRQNWTKLVRTVTKVKDSGKIDQHLDLIAGLPHEDYDTFRKTFNDVFALRPEELQLGFLKMLRGTGLRRDADKYGYVYADQAPYEILGNSLMPFSDLIRIKRVEDVLEKYWNAHRMDHTLLHLIDRVFGSAFDFFQRFGDYWERQGWERIGHQLEDLFSRLRAFLLSDEAPRGMELDVVLGLMKLDYFLGHNHKPRKVWWEFGMDKSELAGWMKRLADAPEEAGEEFSRLGLGEKELQKHAVVERLPFDLERYLQDGSVSREAETLLVVLYGTEGKRGGRAFTLRLPRGAAAAL from the coding sequence ATGAACGTCGTTCTAGCGACGCTGAACGCGAAATATATCCATACCTCGCTGGCCTTGCGCTGCTTGAAGGCCTACTGCGAGAAGGACTTCCCGATCGAGATCGCGGAGTATACGATCAAGGACCCCGTCATGAACATCGTCTCGGACCTGTACGCCAAGCAGCCGCAGGTCATCGGATTCTCGGTCTATATCTGGAACATCGAGGAGACGATAAAGGTCATCCGCGTCCTGCGCAAGATCATGCCGGACGTCCGCATCGTCATGGGCGGCCCGGAGGTCAGCTACGACACGGGCGAGTGGCTGGACAAGCTGCCCGAGGTCGATTTCATCATCCATGGCGAGGGCGAGGAGACGCTTCACCACTTGCTTCAGGAGATCCAGGGCGAGGGCAAGTACCATCTCGTCTTCGGAGCCGCCTACCGCAAAGTCAAGAACGGCGCGCAGGAGACGGTCGTCAATCCGCCGCGCCCGAAGCTGAACCTGGCCGAGCTGCCGAGCCCGCACCGCTTTCCCGAAGACCGCGAGTCGCTGGCGAACCGCGTCGTCTACTTCGAGACGAGCCGGGGCTGTCCGTTCAGCTGCTCGTTCTGCCTGTCGAGCATCGAGGTCGGCGTGCGCTACTTCGACATCGAGCGGACCAAGGCGGACCTGCTCTATCTGATCGAGGCGGGGGCGAGGACGATCAAGTTCGTCGACCGCACGTTCAACATCAAGCGCGACTACGCGCTGGAGATGTTCAAGTTCCTCATCGAGAACCACGGAGGCTGCGTGTTCCAATTCGAGATCACGGCGGACATCATGCGGCCCGAGGTGCTGGACTATTTGGCGGAGCACGCTCCGCCGGGCATCTTCCGCTTCGAGATCGGCGTGCAGTCGACCAACGACGTCACCAACCTGGCGGTCGAGCGCCGGCAAAACTGGACCAAGCTCGTGCGCACGGTCACGAAGGTCAAGGACTCCGGCAAGATCGACCAGCATCTGGACCTCATCGCCGGGCTGCCGCATGAGGACTACGACACGTTCCGCAAGACGTTCAACGACGTGTTCGCGCTGCGGCCGGAGGAGCTGCAGCTCGGCTTCCTCAAGATGCTGCGGGGAACGGGACTGCGGCGCGACGCGGACAAATACGGCTACGTGTACGCCGATCAGGCGCCGTACGAAATCCTCGGCAACAGCCTCATGCCGTTCTCGGACCTGATCCGCATCAAGCGGGTCGAGGACGTCCTGGAAAAGTACTGGAACGCGCATCGCATGGACCATACGCTGCTCCATCTGATCGACCGCGTCTTCGGCTCGGCGTTCGACTTCTTCCAGCGGTTCGGCGACTATTGGGAACGCCAAGGCTGGGAGCGGATCGGCCATCAGCTGGAAGACCTGTTCTCGCGGCTGCGGGCGTTCCTGCTCTCGGACGAAGCGCCGCGCGGCATGGAGCTGGACGTCGTGCTCGGACTTATGAAGCTGGATTACTTCCTGGGGCACAACCACAAGCCGCGCAAGGTGTGGTGGGAGTTCGGCATGGACAAGTCCGAGCTGGCCGGCTGGATGAAGCGGCTCGCGGACGCCCCGGAAGAGGCGGGAGAGGAATTCTCCCGGCTCGGACTAGGAGAAAAGGAGCTGCAGAAGCATGCCGTTGTGGAGCGGCTCCCGTTCGATCTGGAGCGTTACCTGCAGGACGGCTCGGTCAGCCGGGAAGCGGAGACGCTGCTCGTCGTCCTCTACGGGACGGAGGGCAAGCGGGGAGGTCGCGCGTTCACCCTGCGGCTTCCCCGAGGCGCGGCTGCGGCTCTGTAG
- a CDS encoding type I phosphomannose isomerase catalytic subunit has product MTINPYPLKFKPEMKERVWGGRALEQFGLELPEGPIGEGWMIGDHPNGTTTVLGGPLDGLGLDEIRERYGREWFGSKGFSEKNGRFPLLIKLLDCNDDLSVQVHPTDSYEGLPGGELGKTEMWYILDAKPGAKIIYGLKEGVDRDALQRAIDEDRVMETMQEVEVKAGDAFYIPAGTVHALCAGVVVAEIQQNSDTTYRVYDYKRPGLDGQLRELHVEDSLNVIAYEGAGATRMSTDGASPGSWLTIAESPYFLVDKGIVRGPWELAVSPESFVILVIAEGAGSISWGDGRSQPVKAGECFLLPATLGSCTLDGELTVLRSLVP; this is encoded by the coding sequence ATGACCATCAATCCCTACCCGCTTAAATTCAAGCCCGAGATGAAGGAGCGCGTCTGGGGCGGACGCGCCCTGGAGCAGTTCGGCCTGGAGCTGCCGGAAGGCCCTATCGGCGAAGGCTGGATGATCGGCGATCATCCGAACGGCACGACCACCGTGCTCGGCGGCCCGCTGGACGGCCTCGGCCTCGACGAGATCCGCGAGCGCTACGGCCGCGAATGGTTCGGCAGCAAGGGCTTTTCCGAGAAGAACGGCCGCTTCCCGCTGCTCATCAAGCTGCTCGACTGCAACGACGACCTGTCGGTGCAGGTGCACCCGACCGACAGCTACGAAGGACTTCCCGGCGGCGAGCTGGGCAAGACGGAGATGTGGTACATCCTCGACGCCAAGCCGGGCGCCAAGATCATCTACGGCCTCAAGGAAGGCGTCGACCGCGACGCCCTGCAGCGGGCGATCGACGAGGACCGCGTCATGGAGACGATGCAGGAAGTCGAAGTGAAGGCGGGCGACGCGTTCTACATCCCGGCCGGCACCGTGCACGCGCTGTGCGCCGGCGTCGTCGTGGCGGAGATCCAGCAGAACTCCGATACGACGTACCGCGTCTACGACTACAAGCGCCCGGGCCTCGACGGCCAGCTGCGCGAGCTGCATGTCGAGGATTCGCTGAACGTCATCGCCTATGAAGGCGCCGGAGCGACGCGCATGAGCACGGACGGCGCGAGTCCGGGCAGCTGGCTGACGATCGCCGAGTCCCCTTACTTCCTCGTCGACAAAGGCATCGTGCGCGGTCCGTGGGAGCTGGCGGTATCGCCGGAGAGCTTCGTCATCCTCGTCATCGCGGAAGGCGCCGGCTCGATTTCCTGGGGCGACGGTCGATCGCAGCCCGTCAAGGCCGGCGAATGCTTCCTGCTGCCGGCGACGCTCGGCTCCTGCACGCTGGACGGCGAGCTGACCGTGCTGCGCAGCCTCGTCCCTTGA
- a CDS encoding VOC family protein, giving the protein MAIRKLEHVGVMTAHLEASIDFYKQVLGMEHTYTLPHTNGVIRLAFLRFPGSEQTELELIEGYNSNLPAEGKTHHIAFTVDSIEEEFERIKRLGVPLRDTELTTLPNGARYFFFYGPDGELLELFQPGQAPQA; this is encoded by the coding sequence ATGGCTATCCGCAAGCTGGAGCATGTCGGCGTCATGACGGCGCATCTGGAGGCTTCGATCGATTTTTACAAGCAGGTGCTCGGCATGGAGCATACGTACACGCTTCCCCATACGAACGGCGTGATCCGTCTCGCCTTCCTGCGTTTTCCCGGCTCCGAGCAGACGGAGCTCGAGCTGATCGAAGGCTATAATTCCAATCTGCCGGCCGAGGGCAAGACGCATCATATCGCCTTCACGGTCGACAGCATCGAGGAAGAGTTCGAGCGCATCAAGCGCCTCGGCGTTCCGCTTCGCGACACCGAGCTGACGACGCTGCCGAACGGCGCGCGCTACTTCTTCTTCTACGGGCCGGACGGCGAGCTGCTCGAGCTGTTTCAGCCGGGACAGGCCCCGCAAGCCTGA
- a CDS encoding tRNA (mnm(5)s(2)U34)-methyltransferase, with amino-acid sequence MGLLSVIGMAHGWVRQRVQPGDAVVDATLGGGVDARFLAELVGPRGALIGFDVQEEALRRTRDRLEPLRAAGRLPARTSLLLRSHSELEAAVPAELRGRIAAVLFNLGYLPGSDTSLITMPQTTLPALQAALRVLRPGGILACVLYPGHPGGAEEADEVMGWASGLPAEAAQAAVYRMVQKPSAPYALGIEKKASPADPADSGSFH; translated from the coding sequence ATGGGCTTGCTCTCCGTCATCGGCATGGCGCACGGCTGGGTCCGCCAGCGCGTCCAGCCCGGCGACGCGGTCGTCGACGCTACGCTCGGCGGCGGCGTCGACGCGCGCTTCCTCGCCGAGCTCGTCGGACCGCGCGGCGCGCTGATCGGCTTCGACGTGCAGGAGGAGGCGCTGCGGCGCACGCGCGACCGGCTCGAGCCGCTGCGGGCGGCCGGCCGGCTCCCGGCGCGGACCTCGCTGCTGCTCCGGTCGCATAGCGAGCTGGAGGCCGCCGTGCCCGCGGAGCTCCGCGGCCGGATCGCGGCCGTGCTGTTCAATCTCGGCTATCTGCCCGGCTCGGATACGAGCCTCATCACGATGCCGCAGACGACGCTGCCCGCGCTGCAGGCCGCGCTTCGCGTCCTCCGTCCCGGCGGCATCCTCGCCTGCGTCCTCTATCCCGGCCATCCCGGCGGCGCGGAGGAAGCGGACGAGGTCATGGGCTGGGCGTCCGGCCTGCCGGCGGAGGCGGCCCAAGCCGCCGTCTATCGGATGGTCCAAAAGCCGTCCGCGCCCTACGCGCTCGGAATCGAGAAGAAAGCTTCGCCGGCCGATCCGGCCGATTCGGGTTCATTCCACTAA
- a CDS encoding TIGR01212 family radical SAM protein (This family includes YhcC from E. coli K-12, an uncharacterized radical SAM protein.), giving the protein MQDATPSASSPLLWGDKRFHTWNYEMRERFGGKVFKVMLDAGFTCPNRDGAVATGGCTFCSARGSGDFAGSRRDDLVQQFDTVRDRQHLKWPDARYIGYFQAYTNTYAPVEELRLYYEAILAQPGVVGLSIATRPDCLPDDVVDYLAELNERTYLWIEMGLQTVHESTSDLINRAHDTACYLDAVRRLRERGIRVCAHIIYGLPQETHAMMLDTGRAVAAMDVQGIKIHLLHLMRKTPMVKQYEDGLLRFLEMDEYVKLVVDTLEFLPPEMIVHRLTGDAPRDLLIGPTWSLRKWEVLNAFDAELSRRGTWQGRLWQPAAPGLLPEPEHAPALTKPGRKLSAAKYAALMRAAAQDAPGCEPEERV; this is encoded by the coding sequence ATGCAAGATGCAACGCCTTCCGCTTCCTCTCCGCTCCTATGGGGAGACAAGCGGTTCCATACCTGGAATTACGAGATGAGAGAGCGGTTCGGAGGCAAGGTGTTCAAAGTCATGCTGGACGCCGGCTTCACCTGTCCGAACCGCGACGGAGCGGTCGCGACAGGCGGCTGCACGTTCTGCAGCGCCCGCGGCTCGGGAGACTTCGCCGGCAGCCGCCGGGACGACCTCGTCCAGCAGTTCGATACGGTCCGCGACCGTCAGCATCTCAAGTGGCCCGACGCCCGCTACATCGGGTATTTTCAGGCCTATACGAATACGTACGCGCCGGTCGAGGAGCTCCGCCTCTATTATGAAGCGATCCTCGCGCAGCCGGGCGTCGTCGGACTGTCAATCGCGACCCGTCCCGACTGCCTGCCGGACGACGTCGTCGACTACCTCGCCGAGCTCAACGAGCGCACGTACCTGTGGATCGAGATGGGGCTGCAGACGGTCCACGAGTCCACCTCGGACCTCATCAACCGCGCCCACGACACGGCCTGCTACCTCGATGCGGTGCGCCGCCTGCGCGAGCGCGGCATCCGCGTCTGCGCCCACATCATCTACGGCCTGCCGCAGGAGACGCATGCGATGATGCTGGACACCGGCCGCGCCGTCGCCGCGATGGACGTGCAGGGCATCAAGATCCATCTGCTCCATCTCATGCGCAAGACGCCGATGGTCAAGCAGTACGAGGACGGCCTGCTGCGCTTCCTGGAGATGGACGAGTACGTCAAGCTCGTCGTCGACACGCTGGAGTTCCTGCCGCCGGAGATGATCGTGCACCGGCTCACCGGCGACGCGCCGCGCGACCTGCTGATCGGACCGACGTGGAGCCTGCGCAAATGGGAAGTGCTGAATGCCTTCGACGCCGAACTCTCCCGCCGCGGCACCTGGCAGGGCCGACTCTGGCAGCCGGCCGCACCCGGCCTGCTGCCGGAGCCGGAGCATGCGCCTGCGCTGACCAAGCCGGGCCGCAAGCTGTCCGCCGCCAAGTATGCCGCCCTGATGCGGGCGGCGGCGCAGGACGCGCCGGGCTGCGAGCCGGAGGAGCGGGTCTGA
- the trmB gene encoding tRNA (guanosine(46)-N7)-methyltransferase TrmB translates to MRLRGRKGIREELEALPRLVVLDAAKHKGKWKEFFGNDKPIHVELGMGKGKFISQHSVRNPDVNYIGVDMYDELIRRASEKALLAREELGQEGYPPNLALLRANIENIADMFAPGELERIYLNFSDPWPKSKHARRRLSHPRFLEQYAVLLNEYGEIHQKTDSRLLFEFSLNSYAETEMQLRAISLDLHRDEVRDDLVLTEYEGKFIQQGLPIHRCEVVVGASALAAYREEKNARRSREAAKEREDLEKAKLHGSQA, encoded by the coding sequence ATGCGCTTGAGAGGAAGAAAAGGCATCCGCGAGGAGCTGGAGGCGCTGCCGCGCCTCGTCGTGCTCGATGCCGCGAAGCATAAAGGCAAGTGGAAGGAATTTTTCGGCAACGACAAGCCGATCCACGTGGAGCTGGGGATGGGCAAAGGAAAGTTCATCAGCCAGCACAGCGTCCGCAACCCGGACGTGAACTACATCGGCGTCGATATGTACGACGAGCTCATCCGCCGCGCGAGCGAAAAGGCGCTGCTGGCGAGGGAAGAGCTCGGACAGGAGGGCTATCCTCCGAATCTGGCGCTGCTGCGAGCCAACATCGAGAACATCGCCGACATGTTCGCGCCGGGCGAGCTGGAGCGCATCTACCTGAACTTCAGCGATCCGTGGCCGAAGTCCAAGCACGCCCGCCGTCGGCTGTCGCATCCGCGCTTCCTGGAGCAGTACGCGGTCCTTCTCAATGAATACGGGGAGATCCATCAGAAGACCGATTCGCGGCTGCTGTTCGAGTTCTCGCTCAACAGCTACGCCGAGACGGAGATGCAGCTGCGCGCCATCTCGCTCGACCTGCATCGCGACGAGGTCCGGGACGATCTGGTGCTCACCGAGTACGAAGGCAAGTTCATCCAGCAAGGGCTGCCGATCCATCGCTGCGAGGTCGTCGTCGGAGCCTCCGCGCTCGCCGCATACCGCGAGGAGAAAAATGCCCGCCGCAGCCGCGAGGCGGCCAAGGAGCGCGAGGACTTGGAGAAGGCCAAGCTTCACGGCTCCCAGGCCTGA
- a CDS encoding phosphatase PAP2 family protein: protein MLWLNRGPASVKLAAVVRRWLSTVTHMGGATFTLSASLLLALLGEGAWELAGWQSLAAVVVSHIPVAVVKRTLKRLRPYQAIEGVRTGKSPLADSSFPSGHTTAVFAWIVPLAYAAASELPAWLPLIVAVAVLIAGSVGWSRMYLGLHYPSDVGAGALLGTLTALLAISFIGS from the coding sequence TTGCTTTGGTTGAACCGCGGCCCCGCCAGCGTCAAGCTCGCCGCCGTCGTGAGGCGCTGGCTGTCGACCGTGACGCATATGGGCGGAGCGACGTTCACGCTGAGCGCTTCCCTGCTGCTCGCGCTGCTCGGCGAAGGAGCCTGGGAGCTGGCCGGCTGGCAAAGCCTGGCTGCGGTAGTCGTCAGCCACATCCCGGTCGCCGTCGTCAAGCGCACGCTCAAGCGGCTGCGGCCTTACCAGGCGATCGAAGGCGTCCGTACGGGCAAAAGTCCCCTCGCGGACTCCTCCTTCCCCTCCGGCCATACGACAGCGGTTTTCGCCTGGATCGTTCCCTTGGCCTACGCCGCGGCCTCCGAGCTCCCGGCCTGGCTGCCGCTCATCGTCGCGGTCGCCGTCCTGATCGCCGGATCGGTCGGATGGTCCCGCATGTATCTAGGACTCCATTACCCGTCCGACGTCGGCGCGGGGGCGCTGCTCGGCACGCTGACCGCCCTGCTGGCCATCTCGTTCATCGGAAGCTGA
- a CDS encoding glycosyltransferase family 2 protein translates to MIASSIMIALQIFLAFVGVYQFVLALFGIVRKKNTVQHKPQKSFAILVAAHNEEKVVGALIENLNRMDYPKELYDVFVICDNCTDGTADIARSMGAHACERFNNQLKGKGYAIEWMLKELWAMPKHYDAVVMFDADNLVNTDFLVHMNNDLCNGHQVIQGYLDTKNPDDSWVTASYGITYWYCNRLWQLSRRNLGMANFLGGTGMCFESALLKEMGWGATSLVEDLEFSMRCVQRGVHPVLNYEAKVYDEKPVSFRASARQRLRWMQGHFTVARQYFFPLLWASIKQRSFVKFDAALYSFSVYSTLLGFVGTVVIWVDYLLPGDNVFSSIYEHLPFWVPGAAIAAAALMFPLVMALEGIKSGKMYAHLLSMIVFQLSWLPITFYAFFTQNNKQWSHTQHTRVIRLEEVQSKQAS, encoded by the coding sequence ATGATCGCGAGTTCCATCATGATTGCATTGCAGATTTTTCTGGCGTTCGTCGGCGTCTATCAATTCGTCTTGGCGCTGTTCGGCATCGTCCGGAAGAAAAACACGGTCCAGCACAAGCCGCAAAAATCGTTCGCCATTCTCGTCGCGGCCCACAACGAAGAAAAAGTCGTCGGCGCGCTGATCGAGAACCTGAACCGCATGGATTATCCGAAAGAGCTATACGACGTCTTCGTCATTTGCGACAACTGCACGGACGGCACGGCCGACATCGCCCGCAGCATGGGCGCGCACGCCTGCGAGCGGTTCAACAACCAGCTCAAGGGCAAGGGCTACGCCATCGAATGGATGCTCAAGGAGCTGTGGGCGATGCCCAAGCACTACGATGCCGTCGTCATGTTCGACGCGGACAATCTGGTCAACACCGACTTCCTCGTCCATATGAACAACGACCTGTGCAACGGCCATCAAGTCATCCAGGGCTACCTCGACACGAAAAATCCGGACGATTCCTGGGTCACGGCTTCCTACGGCATCACGTACTGGTATTGCAACCGCCTCTGGCAGCTGTCCCGCCGCAACCTCGGCATGGCGAACTTCCTCGGCGGCACCGGCATGTGCTTCGAGAGCGCGCTGCTCAAGGAAATGGGCTGGGGCGCGACAAGCCTCGTCGAGGACCTGGAGTTCTCGATGCGCTGCGTGCAGCGCGGCGTGCATCCGGTGCTCAACTACGAGGCCAAGGTCTACGACGAAAAGCCGGTCTCGTTCCGCGCCTCCGCGCGCCAGCGCCTGCGCTGGATGCAGGGACATTTCACCGTCGCCCGCCAGTACTTCTTCCCGCTGCTCTGGGCCAGCATCAAGCAGCGCAGCTTCGTCAAGTTCGACGCGGCGCTGTACTCGTTCTCGGTCTACAGCACGCTGCTCGGCTTCGTCGGCACCGTGGTCATCTGGGTCGACTACCTGCTGCCCGGGGACAACGTCTTCTCGTCCATCTATGAGCATCTGCCGTTCTGGGTTCCGGGCGCGGCCATCGCGGCCGCAGCGCTCATGTTCCCGCTCGTCATGGCGCTCGAGGGCATCAAGTCGGGCAAGATGTACGCCCATCTGCTCTCCATGATCGTCTTCCAGCTCAGCTGGCTGCCGATCACGTTCTATGCGTTCTTCACGCAGAACAACAAGCAGTGGAGCCACACGCAGCATACGCGCGTCATCCGTCTCGAGGAAGTGCAGAGCAAGCAAGCTTCCTGA
- the infC gene encoding translation initiation factor IF-3: protein MNDDIRAREVRLVGPESEQLGIKPIREALQMAIDANMDLVNVAPQAKPPVCRIMDYGKFRYEQQKKEKEARKNQKIVDLKEVWFRSNIDEHDYQTKLRNVIKFLGEGDKVKASVRYRGREIAHAAVGQRILERLQTEVSDICNVERVPKLEGRSMIMILAPKNNN, encoded by the coding sequence ATCAACGACGATATCCGGGCAAGGGAAGTACGCCTGGTCGGACCCGAGAGCGAGCAGCTTGGCATCAAGCCGATTCGCGAAGCGCTGCAGATGGCCATCGATGCCAACATGGATCTGGTCAACGTCGCTCCTCAAGCGAAGCCGCCGGTATGCCGGATCATGGACTACGGCAAGTTCCGCTACGAGCAGCAGAAGAAGGAGAAGGAAGCCCGCAAGAACCAGAAGATCGTGGATCTGAAGGAAGTGTGGTTCCGCTCCAACATCGACGAGCATGATTATCAGACGAAGCTCCGCAACGTCATCAAGTTCCTTGGCGAAGGCGACAAGGTCAAGGCTTCCGTCCGTTACCGCGGCCGCGAGATCGCGCACGCGGCGGTCGGCCAGCGCATCCTGGAGCGCCTTCAGACCGAAGTGAGCGATATCTGCAACGTCGAGCGTGTGCCGAAACTGGAAGGACGCAGCATGATCATGATTTTGGCACCGAAGAACAACAACTGA
- the rpmI gene encoding 50S ribosomal protein L35 yields MPKMKTHSSLKDRFKITGTGKVKRYKAYRNHLLSHKSGRAKRVLASQPNMAAGDVSRLAQGLAQLK; encoded by the coding sequence ATGCCTAAGATGAAGACCCACAGCAGTCTGAAAGACCGCTTCAAGATCACGGGAACCGGCAAGGTAAAGCGCTACAAGGCTTACCGCAACCATCTGCTCTCCCACAAATCGGGCCGCGCGAAGCGCGTTCTGGCTTCCCAGCCGAACATGGCTGCCGGCGACGTAAGCCGCCTGGCTCAAGGCCTCGCGCAGCTGAAATAG
- the rplT gene encoding 50S ribosomal protein L20 — MARVKGGFVRARRRKRILKLAKGYFGSKHRLFKTAKEQVNKSLLYAYRDRRQRKRDFRKLWIVRINAAARQNGLSYSKFMFGLKQAGVEVNRKVLADLAVNDIGSFNSLADVAKQKLNA; from the coding sequence ATGGCAAGAGTAAAAGGCGGATTCGTTCGCGCCCGTCGCCGCAAACGGATTCTTAAGCTCGCAAAAGGTTACTTCGGTTCCAAGCATCGCCTATTCAAAACCGCGAAGGAGCAGGTCAACAAATCCCTGCTATACGCTTACCGCGACCGTCGCCAACGGAAGCGCGACTTCCGCAAGCTGTGGATCGTCCGCATCAACGCCGCTGCGCGTCAAAACGGACTCTCCTACAGCAAATTCATGTTCGGCCTGAAGCAAGCCGGCGTCGAAGTGAACCGCAAGGTTCTTGCCGACCTGGCCGTGAACGACATCGGTTCGTTCAACAGCCTGGCTGACGTAGCCAAGCAAAAGCTGAACGCCTAG